Within the Gracilinema caldarium DSM 7334 genome, the region GGGACATCATCGCCATAGATATCCGGGAACGGTCCATCAACCTGATGGTATCCGATACTGAACTGGAACAACGCAGACAAAAGGAACTGGAGCGGGGAAAACAGGCCTGGACACCGGCCAAGCGGAACCGCAGGGTCAGCCAAGCCCTCAGGATCTATGCCCACTTCGTCCAAAGTGCCGATCTGGGAGCCACCCGGCTCTTGCCGGAAGATGTGTAAGAATTTGTAAGGAGTACATTGATGGGAAAAACATTGCTCGACAAGGTCTGGGAAACCCATAAGGTTGCCACCCTGCCTTCGGGAGAAGATCAGCTATTTATAGGACTGCACCTCATTCATGAAGTTACCTCCCCCCAAGCCTTCGCCATGATCCGGGAGCGGGGTTTTAGAGTAAAGCATCCTGAACGAACCGTCGCCACCGTAGACCATATCGTCCCCACGGACGACACGAGCCGCCCCCTGAAGGATGACCTGGCGGAAGAAATGCTCAAAGCCCTGGAAGAAAACACCTCCGCCCAGGGGATCCGTTTCTTTTCCTGGGGGAGCGGTAACCAGGGTATTGTCCATGTGATCGGCCCGGAACTGGGACTCACCCAGCCGGGGATGACCATTGTGTGCGGCGATTCCCATACATCCACCCATGGAGCCTTTGGGGCCGTTGCCTTTGGGATTGGCACGAGTCAGATCCGGGACGTTCTGGCGACCCAGACATTGGCGGTCTCGAAACCGAAGGTCAGGCGCATCAATTTTGTAGGCAAACCGGGGCCGGGGGTCTATGCAAAGGACTATATTCTGGCCCTCATTGCCAGGCTCGGCGTAAAGGGCGGCATCGGCTATGCCTATGAATACGGCGGCCCTGCGGTAGAAGCCCTTTCCATGGAGGGCCGACTCACCCTCTGCAACATGAGCATCGAAGGGGGAGCCCGCTGTGGCTATATCAACCCGGATGCTGTTACCGTGGAGTACCTGCGGGGCCGGCCCTATGCGCCAGAGGGACCAGCCTTTGAAGCGGCCCGGGACTACTGGCTTTCCATGGCTTCGGACCGCGATGCGATCTATGACGACGAAGTCACCATCGATGTCTCGACCCTGGCACCTATGGTAACCTGGGGTATCACACCGGGCCAGGGGATTCCCATTTCTGAAAAGCTTCCGCACCCCGAAGACCTGGGGGAGGATGCGGAACTGGCCCGGAGCGCCTATGCCCACATGGGGCTGGAACCGGGGAAACATGTCCTGGGGACACCGATACAGGTAGCCTTTATCGGAAGCTGTACCAACGGCAGACTGAGCGACCTCCGGGAAGCTGCGGCAATTCTGCGTGGAAGACATGTCGCTCCGGGGGTGCGGGCCCTGGTAGTTCCCGGTTCTGAACAGGTGCGGGCCGCCGCGGAGGCGGAGGGGCTGGACCAGGTTTTTACCGAAGCAGGGTTCGAGTGGCGCCAGGCGGGCTGTTCCATGTGCCTGGCCATGAACCCGGACCGTCTTAAGGGGAATGAGCTTTGTGCCTCATCATCGAACCGGAACTTTATCGGCCGTCAGGGCTCCGCCCGGGGACGGACCATGTTGATGAGCCCCGCCATGGTTGCGGCCGCCGCAATCCGGGGAGCTATTGCGGATGTACGGGAGTTTTTAGCATGATTGATACTCGGATTTTTTTTATAACAAGCCGGGCTGTCCCAGTGCGGGGGGATGACATCGATACGGACCGGATCATTCCGGCCCGGTTCCTTCGCTGTGTTACCTTTGACGGCCTGGGAGAACAGGCCTTTCGGGATGAGCGGTTCGATGAACAGGGCAAGGAAAAGCCCCACCCCTTTAACGATGTACGCTACCGGGGTGCGGAAATTCTCGTGGTGAACCGGAATTTCGGTTGCGGCTCTTCCCGGGAACATGCCCCCCAGGCCTTAGCCCGCTGGGGCATCCGGGCCCTCCTCGGCATTTCCTTTGCGGACATCTTTGCGGGGAACTGCGCCGCCATCGGCCTGCCGGTTGTAACCGCCCCGGATGAACCGGTACGGAAGCTTCAGGGCCTTCTCGAAGCAGACCCCACCCTACAGGTAACCCTGGACCTGGAAGCCCTGCGCTGCCAGGTACAGCAGACACCGGCCAGAATAGGCTCAAACCATCAATCTGAACTGGTATTGGAATTCCCCCTTACCATGAACGAGTCCCATCGGCAGAAATTCCTCGCCGGGACCTGGGACACCATGGCAACCCTGCTCCAGCAGGAAGCAGCCATCGGGGCTGTCGCGGCGCGGCTCCCCTATATGAAAGGATTTTCCTATGAACAGTACCACCACTAAACCAGCCGCCGCTGGTGCCACTATGACCGGAGCTCAGGCTATTATCGCATCCTGCGAACAGCATGGGCTCACCCATATATTCGGCTATCCGGGGGGCGCCAACATCCCCCTCTTCGACGCCCTCCTGGATTCATCTATTAAACTGGTTCTGAGCCGCCACGAACAGGGGGCGGTGCACATGGCCGACGGGTACGCCCGCGCCAGCGGCAAGGTCGGCGTAGCCCTGGTCACGAGCGGCCCCGGGGCAACCAACGCCATCACAGGGCTCCTGACAGCCCACATGGATTCGGTGCCCCTCATTGTCATCTGCGGCCAGACCATTACGGCAAACCTGGGCCGGGATGCCTTTCAGGAAGCGGATGTGTCCGGTATCAGTT harbors:
- the leuC gene encoding 3-isopropylmalate dehydratase large subunit, producing the protein MGKTLLDKVWETHKVATLPSGEDQLFIGLHLIHEVTSPQAFAMIRERGFRVKHPERTVATVDHIVPTDDTSRPLKDDLAEEMLKALEENTSAQGIRFFSWGSGNQGIVHVIGPELGLTQPGMTIVCGDSHTSTHGAFGAVAFGIGTSQIRDVLATQTLAVSKPKVRRINFVGKPGPGVYAKDYILALIARLGVKGGIGYAYEYGGPAVEALSMEGRLTLCNMSIEGGARCGYINPDAVTVEYLRGRPYAPEGPAFEAARDYWLSMASDRDAIYDDEVTIDVSTLAPMVTWGITPGQGIPISEKLPHPEDLGEDAELARSAYAHMGLEPGKHVLGTPIQVAFIGSCTNGRLSDLREAAAILRGRHVAPGVRALVVPGSEQVRAAAEAEGLDQVFTEAGFEWRQAGCSMCLAMNPDRLKGNELCASSSNRNFIGRQGSARGRTMLMSPAMVAAAAIRGAIADVREFLA
- the leuD gene encoding 3-isopropylmalate dehydratase small subunit, whose protein sequence is MIDTRIFFITSRAVPVRGDDIDTDRIIPARFLRCVTFDGLGEQAFRDERFDEQGKEKPHPFNDVRYRGAEILVVNRNFGCGSSREHAPQALARWGIRALLGISFADIFAGNCAAIGLPVVTAPDEPVRKLQGLLEADPTLQVTLDLEALRCQVQQTPARIGSNHQSELVLEFPLTMNESHRQKFLAGTWDTMATLLQQEAAIGAVAARLPYMKGFSYEQYHH